Proteins from a single region of Diorhabda sublineata isolate icDioSubl1.1 chromosome 2, icDioSubl1.1, whole genome shotgun sequence:
- the LOC130452767 gene encoding uncharacterized protein LOC130452767 isoform X2, giving the protein MGASVLPKEIQSSLQNLIEQKLEIKDYDLSFSKGSSKGDNYLGVLTRVTVTEKNDKVANPRIFNLIIKSAPQSEEFRKYIKIEILHGREVCMYEQVFPELKRFQEEVGLEDIFYPVPKCYKTSNVAPYEHLILEDMTAKGYEMKNRKIVTDLNHSMEVLKAYGKYHALCLALKIKEPEVFDNLVELTKETYFTNVNLENLCGTIKAVIDKVTQKLDQDKERKLIKKLNEFIKFPVNGLLENLSIKAANGDAVFSHGDSWINNILFKYEDNCSCPSKICFLDWQLSRCTSPAIDISYFIFSCTDKKLRAHHYEDLLNAYHSSLLSFLKQLGCDLDIFSKEKLLDNMKRFSKYGLMMCLITIPLAAAEMDEIPDWTNDMNEEERTKMFSQERKSEKYIINKLIDVVRDFDKLEYI; this is encoded by the exons ATGGGTGCTTCTGTTTTGCCAAAAGAAATCCAAAGTAGCTTACAAAATTTGATAGAGCAGAAACTAGAAATTAAGGATTATGACTTGAGCTTTTCAAAAGGTTCATCCAAAGGCGACAATTATTTAGGTGTTTTGACCAGAGTAACAGTAACAGAAAAGAATGATAAAGTAGCAAATCctagaatttttaatttaataataaaaagtgcGCCACAATCTGAAgaattcagaaaatatattaaaatagaaattctaCATGGACGAGAAGTTTGTATGTACGAACAAGTTTTTCCGGAATTGAAAAGATTTCAAGAAGAAGTTGGATTAGAAGATATTTTCTATCCAGTACCAAAATGTTACAAAACATCTAATGTTGCTCCAtatgaacatttaattttagaGGACATGACGGCTAAGGGATATGAAATGaagaatagaaaaattgttacag atttaaaCCATTCCATGGAAGTTTTAAAAGCATACGGAAAGTATCACGCTTTATGTTTAGCACTAAAAATCAAAGAACCAGAAGTATTTGATAACTTAGTAGAACTCACGAAAGAAACTTATTTTACAAAtgttaatttggaaaatttatgtGGAACCATTAAAGCCGTCATTGACAAGGTGACTCAAAAATTGGATCAAGATAAAGAAAGAAAACTAATAAAGAAACTTAATGAGTTTATCAAATTTCCTGTAAATGGTTTGTTGGAAAATTTGTCTATTAAAGCAGCTAATGGCGACGCAGTATTTTCTCATGGAGATAGTTGGATAAATAATATTCTGTTTAAATACGAG GACAACTGTTCGTGTCCTTCAAAAATTTGCTTTCTGGATTGGCAACTAAGCCGATGTACTTCGCCAGCAATAGATATAtcgtatttcattttttcctgCACAGATAAAAAGTTAAGAGCACATCACTATGAGGATTTACTGAATGCCTATCATTCCAGTCTTTTATCCTTTTTAAAACAGTTGGGATGTGATTTggacatattttcaaaagaaaaattattagataacATGAAAAGATTCTCTAAATATGGTTTGATGATGTGTCTTATCACTATTCCATTGGCAGCTGCGGAAATGGATGAAATACCTGACTGGACAAATGATATGAATGAAGAAGAACGCACCAAAATGTTTTCCCAAGAAAGAAAAAGTGAGAAATacataatcaataaattaattgatgTTGTAAGGGATTTTGATAAATTGgaatatatttaa